One window from the genome of Desulfovibrio sp. encodes:
- a CDS encoding DHA2 family efflux MFS transporter permease subunit: MSSPARQTLPSKPGEKDAAPAAPSQNLRPVEPLPGGMRVLATVSIALVTAMTVLDTTIANVALPTIAGNLGVAPSQGTLVITFYGVANAIAIPLTGWLARRFGEVRVFTLATFFFVLASLFCGLSHSLLMLIIARIIQGAAAGPLIPLSQSLLLTCYPPEKRGLALAMWSMTIVVGPILGPILGGYICDDFSWNWIFFVNVPLGIFCLLALRIVLDGRETPVMRAPVDKIGLILLVLGVGSLQLMLDEGKDHDWFASPLILGLGVVAAIALVFFVAWELTEKEPVVDLSLFRHRSFTVGTICIFLGFMLYFASVVLMPMMLQTRMGYTAMWAGFTLAPIGIFSLFISPILGKNAARLDMRVLASISFVVFALCFFWRSYFAPNMDVSFVMWPQFVQGLAVALFFMPLTSLSLNGIPGSDIASAMSLSSCLRTLGGSIGSSLVMTQWERLEALHHVRFAESMTDASFPFVQAMQGLQGMGMSAMQATAWINQEVTRQGFLVGFNELFWAGGWAYCLMAGLVWLAPAPQRRR, translated from the coding sequence ATGAGTTCTCCGGCACGCCAGACCCTGCCCTCCAAACCCGGCGAAAAAGATGCCGCGCCTGCGGCCCCGTCTCAGAATCTACGGCCTGTGGAGCCTCTGCCCGGAGGCATGCGCGTACTGGCCACGGTGAGCATTGCCCTGGTCACGGCCATGACCGTTCTGGACACCACCATCGCCAACGTGGCTCTGCCCACCATTGCGGGCAATCTGGGGGTAGCCCCTTCGCAGGGAACACTGGTCATCACCTTTTACGGGGTCGCCAACGCCATCGCCATTCCCCTTACCGGCTGGCTGGCGCGGCGTTTCGGCGAGGTGCGCGTTTTCACCCTGGCCACCTTTTTCTTTGTGCTGGCGTCGCTGTTCTGCGGGCTTTCCCATTCGCTGCTCATGCTTATCATCGCGCGCATTATTCAGGGGGCAGCCGCCGGGCCGCTGATTCCCCTGTCCCAAAGCCTGCTGCTGACATGCTACCCGCCGGAAAAACGCGGCCTCGCCCTGGCCATGTGGTCCATGACTATCGTGGTCGGGCCCATTCTGGGGCCTATTCTCGGCGGCTATATTTGCGATGACTTTTCATGGAACTGGATTTTCTTTGTCAACGTGCCCCTGGGCATTTTCTGCCTGCTGGCCCTGCGGATTGTTCTGGATGGACGCGAAACCCCTGTGATGCGCGCGCCCGTAGACAAGATTGGTCTGATACTGCTGGTGCTTGGCGTGGGTTCTTTGCAACTGATGCTGGATGAAGGCAAGGACCATGACTGGTTCGCCTCCCCTTTAATTCTGGGATTAGGCGTTGTTGCGGCCATCGCTCTGGTATTTTTCGTAGCATGGGAGTTAACGGAAAAAGAACCTGTGGTGGATCTTTCACTTTTTCGCCACCGCAGCTTTACTGTGGGTACTATTTGCATATTTTTGGGGTTCATGCTGTATTTTGCATCGGTAGTGCTCATGCCCATGATGCTTCAGACGCGCATGGGCTACACCGCCATGTGGGCAGGCTTTACTCTGGCTCCTATTGGCATATTTTCTCTTTTTATCTCCCCGATTTTAGGAAAAAATGCCGCCAGGCTGGACATGCGCGTGCTGGCCAGCATCAGTTTTGTGGTCTTCGCCCTGTGTTTTTTCTGGCGCAGCTATTTTGCCCCCAATATGGACGTATCCTTCGTCATGTGGCCACAATTTGTGCAGGGGCTGGCTGTTGCGCTCTTTTTCATGCCCCTGACCAGTCTCAGCCTCAACGGCATACCCGGCAGCGACATCGCCAGCGCCATGAGCCTTTCCTCCTGCCTGCGCACTCTGGGCGGTTCCATCGGTTCTTCGCTGGTCATGACACAGTGGGAACGGCTGGAGGCCCTGCACCACGTACGCTTTGCCGAAAGCATGACCGACGCCAGCTTCCCCTTTGTCCAGGCCATGCAGGGTTTGCAAGGCATGGGCATGAGCGCCATGCAGGCCACGGCATGGATCAATCAGGAAGTGACGCGCCAGGGCTTTCTTGTGGGATTCAACGAACTGTTCTGGGCCGGAGGCTGGGCGTATTGCCTCATGGCCGGACTGGTGTGGCTCGCGCCCGCGCCGCAACGCAGGAGATAG
- a CDS encoding TetR/AcrR family transcriptional regulator — MSETPVQPEPTKREKKNESRRRAILDAALEIFSAHGFAAARVEDIARAAKVAKGTIYIHFTDKKDIFNTLVLEDLLALHQSVRDTLARPELPLHERLWRMAQPFLQNNGVSRSMQIIRLIHAEGLHNPSLVQPYHEQIISTLATLQHHMREIGLRGPVCEHPQLIMAPLIQGIIWQGLMGGLAPQDIAGAYRANLDALLAAAGYSFGMSPHKEDNGPAVRLTSS, encoded by the coding sequence ATGTCGGAAACACCCGTGCAGCCAGAGCCCACGAAACGCGAAAAAAAGAATGAGAGCCGCCGCCGGGCCATTCTGGATGCGGCCCTGGAGATTTTTTCTGCGCACGGCTTCGCCGCTGCCCGCGTGGAAGACATCGCCCGCGCCGCCAAAGTCGCCAAGGGAACCATATATATCCATTTCACAGACAAAAAGGATATCTTTAACACTCTGGTGCTCGAAGATCTTCTTGCCCTGCACCAGAGCGTGAGGGATACGCTGGCCCGCCCGGAACTTCCCCTGCACGAGCGTCTCTGGCGCATGGCCCAGCCCTTTTTGCAAAATAACGGCGTCTCCCGCAGCATGCAGATCATTCGCCTCATCCACGCCGAAGGGCTGCACAATCCATCGCTGGTGCAGCCCTACCACGAACAGATTATCAGCACGCTTGCCACGTTGCAGCACCATATGCGGGAAATCGGCCTTCGCGGCCCGGTATGCGAGCATCCACAACTGATCATGGCGCCGCTCATTCAGGGCATTATCTGGCAGGGACTCATGGGAGGGCTGGCCCCTCAGGACATTGCCGGCGCGTACCGCGCCAACCTGGATGCGCTGCTGGCGGCGGCAGGCTATTCCTTCGGGATGTCCCCTCATAAGGAGGACAATGGGCCTGCTGTCAGGCTGACCTCTTCCTGA
- a CDS encoding extracellular solute-binding protein, with protein sequence MKACIKRLCFALVLFAVFLGMAVCSSAKEVVLYSSNQPDMLDAISQDFESKTGIKLTVVRMGTGEAMKRIEAEKANPLCDVFWSGDVAVLDNAKANFMSYTSPEAASLPASFIEKDHKWTAANMHLMVIMANTQLVPAANLPKTWGDLLDPKWKDKVVMANPLKSGSAYAQVYGLYKLYGWEGLTKLINNVKILDSSSLVYKGTAEGEFALGITMEYAAHRYVAGGAQNVRVIYPADGVIAAPEGLAIIADCKHPEEAKVLADYLLSQPVVDAVFQKYFRRPARPDASAVEGMPSLKELNMLKDFDPAEANALEKDMLAKWKKLVLQKQ encoded by the coding sequence ATGAAGGCCTGTATCAAACGTCTGTGCTTTGCGCTGGTGCTGTTTGCCGTATTTTTGGGCATGGCGGTGTGTTCATCTGCAAAAGAAGTAGTGCTGTATTCTTCCAACCAGCCTGACATGCTGGATGCTATTTCACAGGATTTTGAAAGCAAAACGGGCATCAAGCTTACCGTGGTTCGCATGGGCACCGGCGAAGCCATGAAGCGTATCGAAGCCGAAAAAGCCAACCCCCTGTGCGACGTGTTCTGGAGTGGAGACGTGGCTGTGCTGGACAATGCCAAGGCCAACTTCATGTCCTACACCTCACCTGAAGCCGCCAGTTTGCCGGCATCCTTCATCGAGAAGGACCACAAATGGACGGCGGCCAACATGCATCTGATGGTCATTATGGCCAATACCCAGCTTGTTCCTGCTGCTAACCTGCCCAAAACATGGGGCGACCTGCTTGATCCCAAGTGGAAGGACAAGGTGGTCATGGCCAATCCGCTCAAATCCGGGTCTGCCTATGCGCAGGTATATGGCCTTTATAAGCTGTATGGCTGGGAAGGACTGACAAAGCTCATTAACAACGTTAAGATTCTTGACAGTTCCAGCCTTGTTTACAAGGGAACCGCCGAAGGTGAATTTGCCCTTGGCATCACCATGGAATACGCGGCCCACCGCTATGTGGCCGGTGGCGCGCAGAACGTGCGGGTTATCTATCCCGCCGACGGCGTCATTGCCGCCCCGGAAGGCCTTGCCATCATAGCCGACTGCAAACATCCCGAAGAAGCCAAGGTGCTTGCGGACTATCTGCTCTCCCAGCCCGTGGTGGATGCCGTGTTCCAGAAGTATTTTCGTCGGCCTGCACGGCCGGACGCCTCTGCGGTAGAGGGCATGCCCTCGCTGAAAGAGCTTAATATGCTCAAGGATTTTGATCCGGCGGAAGCCAATGCTCTGGAAAAAGACATGCTCGCCAAGTGGAAAAAGCTGGTTTTGCAAAAGCAGTAG